In a single window of the Limnohabitans sp. 2KL-27 genome:
- the puhE gene encoding putative photosynthetic complex assembly protein PuhE has translation MVNEVIWACVFTALCWWLGTGVILWLDRLPARSFRFSLAGWTVLLALSFWGVAHSMQEVSVFNAYLAFGSVIVMWGWHELAFLTGWITGPRKTPLESGVTGWPRFVQSVQVMLYHELALLANFAVLWWMQEGQASHVAICTFALLWCMRLSAKLNLFFGVPQNGAQYLPAHLHYLGSYFRTTTGMSLWFVLSMGVAMGTWFWLVWLAQQGAVAITTGWVMLATLLGLAIVEHIIMIFPWPLERLWGWAMGQTNKPALTSPP, from the coding sequence ATGGTGAATGAAGTCATTTGGGCCTGCGTGTTCACGGCCCTGTGCTGGTGGCTCGGCACGGGCGTGATCCTGTGGCTCGACCGGCTGCCCGCGCGCAGCTTCCGTTTCAGCTTGGCGGGCTGGACGGTGCTGTTGGCTTTGAGTTTTTGGGGCGTGGCCCACAGCATGCAAGAGGTCAGCGTGTTCAACGCTTACTTGGCCTTTGGCAGCGTGATCGTGATGTGGGGCTGGCACGAGCTGGCCTTTCTCACAGGCTGGATCACCGGCCCGAGAAAAACACCGCTGGAATCGGGCGTCACGGGCTGGCCACGTTTTGTGCAATCGGTGCAGGTCATGCTGTACCACGAGCTGGCCTTGCTGGCGAACTTCGCCGTGCTGTGGTGGATGCAAGAGGGCCAGGCCAGCCATGTGGCCATTTGCACCTTTGCGCTGCTGTGGTGCATGCGCCTGTCGGCCAAACTGAATTTGTTTTTTGGTGTGCCGCAAAACGGCGCGCAATACCTGCCCGCGCACCTCCATTACCTGGGCAGTTATTTCCGCACCACCACCGGCATGTCGCTGTGGTTTGTGCTCTCGATGGGTGTGGCCATGGGCACCTGGTTTTGGCTGGTGTGGCTGGCGCAACAAGGCGCTGTGGCCATCACCACCGGCTGGGTCATGCTGGCCACGCTGTTGGGGCTGGCGATCGTTGAACACATCATCATGATTTTTCCTTGGCCACTGGAGCGGCTGTGGGGTTGGGCCATGGGCCAGACCAACAAACCGGCTTTGACCTCACCCCCTTGA
- the acsF gene encoding magnesium-protoporphyrin IX monomethyl ester (oxidative) cyclase has protein sequence MTATAVHTIETAEDANKKAVHDDMISPRFYTTDFAAMDRINIDPVRAEWDKMMAEYEGDNNHDHFQRDEAFAGEVASGMASLSPEMRQEFMDFLVSSLTSEFSGCVLYNEIRKNVTNPDIKQLMTYLARDESRHAGFINLSLRDFNLGIDLGNLKRTKKYTFFKPKYIYYATYLSEKIGYARYITIFRQLEKHPEKRFHPIFRWFELWCNDEFRHGESFALIMRANPKLLSGGNKLWIRFFLLAVYATMYVRDHTRPMLHEAMGLDSSEYDYQVFRITTEITKQVFPLALDTDHPNFRRGLERLFAISQAMEKAKARGGVVGKLQQGVCAVKAAATFARLYFMPVIEQDLSPQVRMEPAW, from the coding sequence ATGACCGCCACTGCTGTCCACACCATCGAAACCGCTGAAGACGCCAACAAAAAAGCCGTGCACGACGACATGATCAGCCCGCGCTTTTACACCACCGACTTTGCGGCCATGGACCGCATCAACATCGATCCGGTGCGCGCCGAATGGGACAAGATGATGGCCGAGTACGAAGGCGACAACAACCACGACCACTTCCAGCGTGACGAAGCCTTTGCCGGCGAAGTGGCCTCGGGCATGGCCAGCCTGTCGCCCGAGATGCGCCAAGAATTCATGGACTTTCTGGTGAGCTCATTGACCTCAGAATTTTCGGGTTGTGTGCTCTACAACGAAATCCGAAAGAACGTCACCAACCCCGACATCAAGCAGCTGATGACCTATTTGGCACGCGACGAATCGCGCCACGCGGGCTTCATCAACCTGTCCTTGCGCGACTTCAATTTGGGCATCGACCTGGGCAACTTGAAGCGCACCAAGAAATACACCTTCTTCAAGCCCAAATACATTTACTACGCGACCTACCTGTCCGAAAAAATCGGCTACGCGCGCTACATCACCATCTTCCGCCAGCTCGAAAAACACCCCGAAAAACGCTTTCACCCCATTTTTCGCTGGTTCGAGCTGTGGTGCAACGACGAGTTCCGCCACGGCGAATCCTTTGCCCTGATCATGCGCGCCAACCCCAAGCTGCTCAGCGGTGGCAACAAGCTGTGGATCCGCTTCTTTTTGCTCGCCGTCTACGCCACCATGTACGTGCGTGACCACACCCGCCCCATGCTGCACGAAGCCATGGGCCTCGATTCGAGCGAATACGACTACCAAGTGTTCCGCATCACCACCGAGATCACCAAGCAAGTGTTCCCGCTGGCGCTCGACACCGACCACCCCAACTTCCGCCGAGGCCTGGAGCGCCTGTTTGCGATTTCGCAAGCCATGGAAAAAGCCAAGGCGCGAGGCGGCGTCGTGGGCAAGCTGCAGCAAGGCGTGTGCGCCGTCAAAGCGGCGGCCACCTTTGCCCGCCTGTACTTCATGCCAGTGATTGAGCAAGACCTGTCGCCCCAAGTCCGCATGGAACCCGCATGGTGA
- the puhC gene encoding photosynthetic complex assembly protein PuhC has protein sequence MNTLPKHDWQPSRPDTQTQGLNRPMAWIGVMLLAMLVAVGLARWSGLDPRTPDAAVQWQRDLQFTDLPSGDIAVLDHRTGQKVAVFSGEQGFLRSTLRALARERQRESLGKEAPFLLIGRADGRLTLQDPSTGQRIDLESFGPSNAAVFASLRLAGHKAP, from the coding sequence ATGAACACCCTGCCCAAGCACGACTGGCAGCCCAGCCGCCCTGACACGCAGACCCAGGGCCTGAACCGGCCCATGGCCTGGATCGGCGTGATGCTGCTGGCCATGCTGGTGGCCGTGGGTCTGGCCCGCTGGTCGGGCCTGGACCCGCGCACGCCCGACGCAGCCGTGCAGTGGCAGCGCGACCTGCAATTCACAGACCTGCCCAGCGGCGACATCGCCGTGCTGGACCACCGCACCGGCCAAAAAGTGGCTGTGTTTTCTGGCGAGCAAGGTTTTTTGCGCAGCACTTTGCGGGCCCTCGCCCGTGAACGCCAGCGCGAAAGTCTGGGCAAAGAAGCCCCCTTTTTATTGATAGGCCGCGCCGACGGCCGCTTGACCCTGCAAGACCCCAGCACTGGCCAGCGCATTGACCTGGAGTCGTTTGGCCCCAGCAACGCGGCCGTGTTTGCCAGCTTGCGCTTGGCTGGCCACAAAGCCCCCTGA
- the puhB gene encoding photosynthetic complex putative assembly protein PuhB — protein MKATHEHEWEAAPGLPSALPKGERVVWQGAPDWKRLAIHAFHVRKVALYFALMLAVQALNLTAPDSGTGWKPLTEVDWKPLVVAASLYALALALLLGSAWMSARSTLYTLTNKRVVMRIGIVLTLTFNLPFKRIAGASLKTQGAGTGDIALALHAEDRIGWVHLWPHQRAWHITQPQPTLRCVPDSQEVGELLLNLWRAERAGQSLHLGDAPVSQQNTPTQGMLA, from the coding sequence ATGAAAGCCACCCACGAACACGAGTGGGAAGCCGCCCCTGGCCTGCCCAGCGCCCTGCCCAAGGGCGAGCGTGTGGTCTGGCAGGGCGCGCCCGACTGGAAACGTCTGGCCATCCACGCGTTTCATGTGCGCAAGGTCGCGCTGTACTTTGCGCTGATGCTGGCCGTGCAAGCCCTCAACCTGACGGCCCCTGACAGCGGCACTGGCTGGAAGCCCCTGACAGAGGTCGACTGGAAACCCCTGGTCGTGGCCGCCAGCTTGTACGCCCTGGCCTTGGCCCTGCTCTTGGGCTCGGCCTGGATGTCGGCGCGCAGCACGCTCTACACCCTGACCAACAAGCGTGTGGTGATGCGCATCGGCATCGTGCTCACCCTGACCTTCAACCTGCCCTTCAAACGCATCGCAGGCGCCTCTTTGAAGACCCAAGGCGCTGGCACCGGCGACATCGCGCTGGCTTTGCACGCCGAGGACCGCATCGGCTGGGTCCACCTGTGGCCACACCAACGCGCCTGGCACATCACCCAACCACAACCGACTTTGCGCTGCGTACCAGACAGCCAAGAAGTGGGCGAGTTGCTGCTGAACCTCTGGCGTGCCGAGCGAGCCGGCCAAAGCCTGCACTTGGGTGACGCCCCTGTCAGCCAGCAGAACACCCCCACCCAAGGCATGCTGGCATGA
- the puhA gene encoding photosynthetic reaction center subunit H, with protein sequence METGAITQYIDVAQIVLYMFWAFFAGLIYYLLRENHREGYPMDSGRENGPKIDGWPPVPEPKAFKTQDGHTYLSPDLARPDGTYSGQPTHGWNGAPLEPVGDPLLAGVGPGAWAMRADIPDADPHGHPKIVPLRVATDHSVAKQDVDPRGLPVWGADQQIAGTVVELWVDRMEMMFRFAEVQLAGSEKRVLLPMTFARIKKDGTHVQAILAHQFANVPQTQSNEQITLLEEEKITAYYGAGTLYATPERQEPII encoded by the coding sequence ATGGAAACAGGCGCTATCACACAGTACATCGATGTGGCCCAAATCGTTTTGTACATGTTCTGGGCATTTTTTGCCGGATTGATTTACTACCTCTTGCGTGAAAACCACCGCGAGGGCTATCCCATGGACTCGGGACGCGAGAACGGCCCGAAGATCGACGGCTGGCCCCCTGTGCCTGAGCCCAAGGCTTTCAAGACCCAAGACGGCCACACCTATTTGTCGCCCGATCTGGCCCGTCCTGACGGCACTTACAGCGGCCAGCCCACACACGGCTGGAACGGCGCACCCCTGGAACCCGTGGGCGACCCCTTGCTCGCAGGCGTGGGCCCGGGTGCCTGGGCCATGCGTGCCGACATTCCTGACGCTGACCCGCACGGTCACCCCAAAATCGTGCCGCTGCGCGTGGCCACCGACCACTCGGTGGCCAAGCAAGACGTCGATCCACGCGGCCTGCCCGTCTGGGGCGCTGACCAACAAATCGCGGGCACCGTGGTCGAACTCTGGGTGGACCGCATGGAGATGATGTTCCGCTTCGCCGAAGTGCAACTGGCAGGCTCCGAAAAACGCGTGCTGCTGCCCATGACTTTTGCACGCATCAAGAAAGACGGCACACATGTACAAGCCATCCTGGCGCACCAGTTTGCCAACGTGCCACAAACCCAATCGAACGAACAGATCACCCTGCTCGAAGAAGAAAAAATCACGGCCTACTACGGTGCAGGCACCTTGTACGCCACGCCTGAGCGTCAGGAACCCATCATATGA
- a CDS encoding BCD family MFS transporter, which translates to MKLRVPMPRWFTAYGTRFMPFADAASPELPMARLLRLSLFQVVIGMVTTLLVGTLNRVMIVELQVPAWWVALAVAIPMVFAPLRTLIGYRSDTHPSALGLRRIPYMWTGTLLLFGGLSIMPFALLLLSEREAANLWVGQLGACLAFVLVGAGIQVTQTAGMALAHDLASDEKRPRVVALLYSMLLVGMIASSAVFGLILSDFSPQTLIQLVQGCAVMVAVLNLASLWKQEARGVKRGRREAGGFASSWRGLMAQPQMRRFLWTLALGTFAFNMQDIVLEPYAAEILKLDVGATSALTALSAGGALLAFLLSTRWLSGGMHACRLASLGVLLGLPAFAMVIFSGPLEAAWMFRIGVGLIGFSGGLFSVGMLVTAMGMAQDGSPLGKLGGLVIGTWGAVQATSAGAAMALGGALRDGVSVLAMSGALGEVLVTPITAYSFVYHLEMYLLFVVLVALGPMLRASRLEARAKAQRPSTPSTPFGLAQLPG; encoded by the coding sequence ATGAAACTGCGCGTTCCCATGCCCCGCTGGTTCACGGCCTACGGCACGCGCTTCATGCCGTTTGCCGATGCGGCTTCGCCCGAGCTGCCAATGGCGCGCTTGCTGCGCCTGTCGCTGTTTCAGGTGGTGATCGGCATGGTGACGACACTCTTGGTGGGTACGCTCAACCGGGTCATGATCGTGGAGCTGCAGGTGCCCGCTTGGTGGGTGGCGCTGGCCGTGGCCATTCCCATGGTGTTTGCACCTTTGCGCACCCTGATCGGCTACCGCAGCGACACACACCCCTCTGCGCTGGGTCTGCGCCGCATTCCCTATATGTGGACAGGCACTTTGCTCTTGTTTGGTGGCTTGTCCATCATGCCTTTTGCCCTGTTGCTCTTGTCAGAGCGCGAAGCCGCCAACCTGTGGGTGGGGCAGCTCGGCGCATGTCTGGCCTTTGTGCTGGTGGGCGCGGGCATCCAGGTCACGCAAACCGCGGGCATGGCGCTGGCGCACGACTTGGCCAGCGACGAGAAACGACCCCGCGTGGTGGCCTTGCTCTACAGCATGCTGCTGGTGGGCATGATCGCCAGCAGCGCAGTGTTCGGCCTGATCCTCAGTGACTTCAGCCCGCAAACACTCATCCAGCTGGTGCAAGGCTGCGCCGTCATGGTGGCGGTACTGAACTTGGCCTCCCTGTGGAAACAAGAGGCGCGTGGCGTCAAGCGCGGTCGCCGCGAAGCCGGTGGCTTTGCCAGCAGCTGGCGGGGCCTGATGGCCCAGCCGCAAATGCGCCGTTTTTTGTGGACGCTGGCCTTGGGCACCTTTGCCTTCAACATGCAAGACATCGTGCTCGAGCCTTATGCGGCCGAGATTTTGAAGCTCGACGTGGGCGCAACCAGCGCCCTCACAGCCTTGAGTGCCGGAGGTGCTTTGCTGGCTTTCCTCTTGTCAACCCGCTGGCTGTCGGGTGGCATGCACGCCTGCCGCCTGGCCAGCCTGGGCGTGCTGCTGGGCTTGCCCGCTTTTGCGATGGTGATTTTTTCGGGACCCCTCGAAGCGGCCTGGATGTTCCGCATCGGCGTGGGCCTGATCGGTTTCAGTGGCGGCTTGTTTTCTGTGGGCATGCTGGTCACGGCCATGGGCATGGCCCAAGACGGCAGCCCGCTGGGCAAGCTCGGCGGTCTGGTCATCGGCACTTGGGGCGCTGTGCAAGCGACCAGCGCAGGCGCGGCCATGGCACTGGGCGGTGCTTTGCGCGACGGCGTGTCGGTGCTGGCCATGTCGGGCGCTTTGGGCGAGGTGCTGGTCACCCCCATCACCGCCTACAGCTTCGTCTACCACCTGGAAATGTATTTGTTGTTTGTCGTACTGGTGGCCTTGGGCCCCATGTTGCGCGCCAGCCGCTTGGAAGCCAGGGCCAAAGCCCAGCGCCCCAGCACCCCCTCAACCCCCTTTGGTCTGGCACAACTGCCAGGCTGA
- the bchM gene encoding magnesium protoporphyrin IX methyltransferase yields MNTTAYEQRRSQIEHYFDRTAADAWARLTSNEPVGRIRATVRAGRDTMRETLLSWLPQDLRGKRVLDAGCGTGALALQAALRGAQVVAIDLSPTLVKLAAERMAAEHPTLPGSVEFMSGDMLSPDLGHFDHVVCMDSLIHYDSDQIAEALAGLAQRTRGSMAFTFAPRTPLLALMHSAGRLFPRSDRSPSLSPVAHADLLQRMQNHIDLQGWQGARMQRVASGFYTSQAWEWTRS; encoded by the coding sequence ATGAACACCACCGCTTACGAACAACGCCGCAGCCAGATCGAGCACTACTTTGACCGCACCGCGGCCGATGCCTGGGCACGCCTGACCTCGAACGAGCCGGTGGGCCGCATCCGCGCCACCGTGCGCGCCGGGCGCGACACCATGCGCGAAACCCTGCTGTCGTGGTTGCCGCAAGACCTGCGCGGCAAGCGCGTGCTGGACGCCGGTTGCGGCACCGGCGCGCTGGCCCTGCAAGCGGCGCTGCGTGGTGCGCAAGTGGTGGCCATTGACCTGTCGCCCACCTTGGTCAAGCTCGCCGCCGAACGCATGGCGGCCGAGCACCCCACCTTGCCCGGCTCGGTGGAATTCATGTCAGGCGACATGCTCAGCCCCGATCTGGGCCACTTCGACCATGTGGTATGCATGGACTCGCTGATTCACTACGACAGCGACCAAATCGCCGAAGCATTGGCAGGCCTGGCCCAGCGCACACGCGGCTCCATGGCCTTCACGTTTGCGCCGCGCACGCCACTCTTGGCCTTGATGCACAGCGCGGGCCGCTTGTTTCCGCGCAGCGACCGCTCACCCTCTTTGTCACCCGTGGCGCATGCCGACTTGCTGCAACGCATGCAAAACCACATCGATCTGCAGGGCTGGCAAGGCGCGCGCATGCAGCGCGTGGCCAGCGGCTTTTACACCTCGCAAGCCTGGGAGTGGACCCGTTCATGA
- the bchL gene encoding ferredoxin:protochlorophyllide reductase (ATP-dependent) iron-sulfur ATP-binding protein, which yields MIETTSIPVNSIQRVRGADGEGSVQFQMDPTVKIGTAKVFAVYGKGGIGKSTTSSNLSVAFSKLGKRVLQIGCDPKHDSTFTLTKKLMPTVIDALETVDFHAEELRLDDFVFKGYNGVMCVEAGGPPAGTGCGGYVVGQTVKLLKEHHLLEDTDVVIFDVLGDVVCGGFAAPLQHADRALIVTANDFDSIFAMNRIVQAIGAKAKNYNVRLGGVIANRSDATDQIDKYNAVTGLKTMAHFPMLDEIRKSRLQKCTLFELEPTPAVKAVQDEYLRLAAALWLGADALPSIPMKDRDIFDLLGFD from the coding sequence ATGATCGAAACCACCAGCATCCCCGTGAACAGCATCCAGAGGGTACGCGGCGCAGACGGCGAAGGCAGCGTGCAGTTCCAGATGGATCCCACCGTCAAGATCGGCACCGCCAAGGTGTTTGCGGTCTACGGCAAAGGGGGCATTGGCAAAAGCACCACCTCGTCGAACCTGTCGGTGGCCTTCAGCAAGCTGGGCAAGCGCGTGCTGCAAATCGGCTGCGACCCCAAGCACGACTCCACCTTCACCCTGACCAAAAAACTCATGCCCACCGTGATCGACGCCCTTGAAACGGTGGACTTTCATGCCGAAGAGCTGCGCCTCGATGACTTTGTCTTCAAAGGCTACAACGGCGTGATGTGCGTCGAAGCAGGTGGCCCGCCTGCGGGTACCGGCTGCGGCGGTTATGTGGTCGGCCAGACCGTGAAGCTGCTCAAAGAGCACCACCTGCTCGAAGACACCGACGTGGTGATTTTTGACGTGCTGGGCGACGTGGTGTGTGGCGGTTTTGCCGCCCCGTTGCAACACGCCGACCGCGCGCTGATCGTCACCGCCAACGACTTCGATTCGATCTTTGCGATGAACCGCATCGTTCAAGCCATCGGTGCCAAAGCCAAAAACTACAACGTGCGTTTGGGCGGCGTGATCGCCAACCGCAGCGACGCGACCGACCAGATCGACAAGTACAACGCGGTCACGGGTCTCAAAACCATGGCGCACTTTCCCATGCTCGACGAGATCCGCAAGAGCCGTTTGCAAAAGTGCACCCTGTTCGAGCTGGAGCCCACACCGGCCGTCAAGGCCGTGCAAGATGAGTACCTGCGCCTGGCCGCTGCGCTTTGGCTGGGGGCCGATGCCCTGCCCTCCATTCCCATGAAAGACCGCGACATTTTTGACCTGCTGGGTTTCGACTGA